GAATTTCTCAAATAGAAAAATGTAAACTTATGGAGGTAATTTATGAAAGAATATAGAACTAAAGAAATTTATGGCGATTTTTATGAAAATGAAGGAAAACCGTTAGTTGTTATTATAACAGGAAGTGTACCCGGACTTCCACCTGTAAGTGAAAAATTAATGGATTATTTAATACCTAATTATAATGTTTTACGATTAGCATATTATGGCGTTGGTGAACTTTCTGAATCTTTGGAAGCTGTTCCATTGGAGTACTTTATAAATGCTACTAATTTTATTAAAGAAAATTATAAAGTAGCTGATAATAAGGTGATTTTTATTGGATCCTCTAAAGGTGGAGAAGCCGCAATATTATTAACCCAATATATGGAGTCAGCAATTACTATTGCTTGTGTAGCTAGCTGTTATGTATTTCAAGGTTTACCAAAGAATCTTTACAGCATGTCACAGGTACCACCTAAATCTTCATGGTCTTTTAATAATGAGGAGCTGCCATACATCAAGTTTGAATTTAATGAAGATGATATTGAAGATACAAAGAATCAATATTTTTGTAGAATTCATGAAAAATCTATAGAGAAAAATTTTAATCAAGAGGCATTGATAAATATTGATAACTATAAAGGAAAGCTATTTCTTCTTTCTTCAGAAAATGACAGATACTGGCCAAGTAAAAAAATGAGTAATATGCTAGCACAAAATAGCAAGAACAAAAATAATATAATTCATGTTTGCTTAAATTTAGAGGGGCATGGTTTTTTGACTTATGATGAGTCAGTTAATGAAATAATTAACTTTTTAAATGCAAATAGATAGGTTGAAACAGATAGGTTGCGATAGAATCTATGAAGAAAAGGTGTCTGGTATAAAAAGGGAGCGTCCTGAACTTAATAAGATGTTAGATCAAATTCGTACTGGTGATGTAATAATAAATGCAGCACGTGCAAGAGGGAAAAAAGGAGGACGTCCAAAGGTAAATGATAAAGATATTAAGCTGGCAATTAAAATGTATAGTAGCAAGAACTACAGCATTTCTGAAATTATGAAAGCAACTGGTGTTAGCAAAACTACTCTTTATCGATATATTAATAATAAATAGCTCTAGTAATTAAACTAAGGAGTTGATATGTAGTGGCCGCCGCAGAAATTTTACTTACAGAAGATCAAAGACTTGAATTTACTCAAATACCACAGAACATTAGTGAATGTGAAATTGCAAAATACTATACTTTTTCGACCTATGATATTGATATTATTATAAATCTTATAAAATTATCAATAAATGAGATTAGAAGACAAAACTTAGCTGGTTGAAAGAAGATCAAGGACATTCATCGCCAAAAGCATTTGCACAAGTAATAGAAAGACTAGAATTGATAAGAAGTTTACAGCTTGAGCTAAATATTGCAGGGTTACATCCAAATAGAATTCGTCAGTTATCCAGGCTAGGATCTAAATACGAGCCATTTTCATTAAGAAGATTTGAAGCAAAAAAGAGATATTCAATATTTGCTTTATATTTATATGAATTAAGCCAAAACCTTATAGACAAAGCTATTGAAATACACGATAGACAGATAAATATTTTATTATCTAAAGGATGCAAGAAACAAGAGGAATTACAGAAACAGAATGGTAAGTATTGGAATAAATGTTTATATGAAAAAGATGGTTCACTAAACCGCCAATATTATGACATACAGATGTCATAATTGATGTATTACAATAGAACATAGATAGAAAATTTGTGGAGATGGTAATATTGAATTTATGTATGAAAAAACGAGAGGGTTTCCATATATGTGGATATTTAGTAGAAACAAGTTTGAAAACCTGTGAAAAAGACTTATCTAACCTTTGGAATGATTTTAATATCAAAAAAGAGGATCTATTTAATGTATTTGGCTATAGAAATGATTTCTATGGACTAATGTGGTCTACAGAAAATCAAAAATATTGTTATCTTATTGGTATTGAAGTTAATTACATAGATAAAACCCCCATAGGAGCTTATTGCAAGTATATCCCTGGTACAAACTATGCTGTAGCTTATGTACCACCAGCTATGTCTGCTGTAGAAGCATGGACAGAATATTATGAGAAAATTCTTCCTGAAGCTGGATACATTCCTAACTCTAAACATGGTATGAATTTTGAATATTATCCTAATGGGAGCAAAGAAACTTATGAATTGTGGACACCTATAATAGAGAGGTGATAATGATGTATAAAAGTATAGTTGAGAGATTTTTTGATAAAAGTACAACGCCTACATCTTTGCAAATAGATAATCTTTTAGGAAGAAACGCTGTTTGCAGATTAATTAAATTTGAAAGCTTTTTAAAAAATAATTATGTTATAATACGAGAATTAAAGTTCCCATTTGGCAACAATTATGGTTGGGGATACAAGTATACCTGTAAAAGTAAGCTTTTATGTTATGTATTTTTTGAAAAAGACTCATTCACTGTCACAATAACAATAGGTAAAAGTGAGTTAAAGAGACTGTACCAAGAGTTAGACAATATGCTTCCTAAAACAAAAGATTTATGGAAAAACCGTTATCCTTGTGGTGATGGGGGTTGGATGCATTATCGGATAGAAAATGATAGTGAATTGTTAGATGTTGAAAAACTTATTTGCATTAAGAAAAAGCCAAAACAGAAATAACATATATAACTTTAATGTGTATTAATTTGGATAATTCTTATTTAACGTAACAATTAAAAAGTGAATAATTTACTGAAACGCCGTATTATTTTAAAAAATTTTACGACGTTTTTATGTTCTCAAATCAAATATTTTTTATGTAACTAGGAGAGATTTTGCCTTGGTCAAGCAGCCTTCCGGATTTTGTGAGGATTTTGCATCTCCTAATGCTGCCTTCATATATTATCTACTACAAAAAATGAACCATCCTACTTAAATTTCAGCTGATTCATTTCATTTTGTCGCTATATTGTTAATATTATGTAGTTATGTTAATATGAAAAATGCTTACCATTTATTTAACACAAATTCATATAATTTTCATTCCATAATTCTTAATATTAATTTTATATTCAAGTGCCTTTTTTAACTCTTTATTTACTATCTAAATTAGTAGTTGAAGCAGGTTTATCTGACCCTCTAAATTTCTTGAGTCTTAACTTATCAAGACTATGACCAATGATTGCTATAATAAATATAGCCGCCGCAGTTGCCTGTCCTGCCACATAAGCATTTGTAACAAAACCAATGAAGGCTATAATTAATACTGCTAGCCCTATCAATATCTTATGCCTTGCAAAAAAAATTCTATGATCTTTGCCACAATTAGAGCATACACTTCCCTTTGCTATTTCTTTACCACATGCCTTACAATTTGTCAATTTACTCATTTACGTCCTCCTGTATTTTACTCTTTTACATCTTCATTTATTTTTCATCATAATTGTAACAAAAAATTCACGTTTTTACAATAATGCTCATAAATTATAAAGGTTTACAATGACTTACAAATACAAAAATGAATTTAAATTTGATCCTCCTTCACCTGCTAACCTGAGAGCTGACTCATCATCGCCTACACACGCAAAAGTGCATCTAAAATCATTATTACCTTGACTATTATATCTTACATCATATTTTAACCGTAAGTGTCAAAGAATTTCCAAATATTCCACCAACAAATCCAGAAGCAGCACTCAAAGGTGCTCCAATAAGTGGATATAATATAGTTATAGAAAAAATTTTTTAGTACTTGTTAAATAAATTCAGTAAAGTTGATAATACTAATTACGAGATATTCATATTTTACCATAAATATAAATTTTGTATGGTATAATACGCTTAAGAGTATTTTATAAATAACAATTTTGTTTGTAAGGGGGATATTATGATTAAAGAGATAGATAAAAAGAAAAAAATACTTGATAGTAAAAGACCATTTGATAAAACTACTATTAAAAATTTGAAAGAGTATTTTGATGTGGAACTTACATATAATTCAAATGCTATTGAAGGAAATACCCTTACAATTACGGAAACTAAAGTTATTTTGGAAGATGGAATCACTATTGGAAAAGGAAAAACTCTTAGAGAACATCTTGAAGTTATTAATCACAAAGAAGCTATGGACTACATTGAAGATATAGTTGATAAAAATATAGATATTACTGAAAGTGTTATAAAAAACTTACATTACATTATTCTTAAAACTATAAACAATGAAAATGCAGGAAGATACAGAAATGTGAATGTACTCATAAGCGGCAGCAAACATAGACCTCCAGAGCATTTCTTAGTTCCACAAGAAATGGAAGACTTAATTAAGTGGTATGACGAAAGTAAAAATAAATTGCATCCTATAAAGCTTGCAGCAGAGTTTCATCATAAATTTACTTTTATACATCCTTTCATAGATGGAAATGGCAGGTGTGGAAGATTACTTATGAATTTAATCCTTATGAGATGTGGATATCCAATCACTGTTATAAGAATGGAAGACAGAAATGAATATATGAGTGCCCTTGAAAAAGCAAGTGTTGAAAATAATTTGGAGGATTTCATAGGTATTGTTGCTGCAGCAGTAAATAGAAGTCTAGATACGTATTTGTATATTTTAAAATAAAAATACATTTTGAGGAATGGGTATGGATTTATGTAAAAAGCAAATCTATACCCCATTCCCTATACAGTTTTTAATTTAAAACTAGAAACTGTACAACATAAACTTTTTATTTTTTAATTGGTTATATAATTATATTTCTACTGCTATATCAAATGCATTCTTGTTTGCCTTACGTACTGTTCCTACTTTATCAGCATCTCCGACAATATATGTGTCTACTGGTAAAATGGGCATGATTTCTTCTGCTAATTTATTCTGTGATTTCAAACCTAAAGCAATAACAATTGAATCCGCTTCCATAATTTTTCTATTGCCTTCTTGGTCTTCTATAACAACACCATTATCTAAGAATTCAATTATTTTACTGCTTCCAACTAATTTAACTTTACTTTCTTCTACTTCATCAAATAATGCTTTTCTTGTAATTCCAAACATACTTTCACAGAATTTTTCTGCTGGAATCATATCAATTACTGTAACTTCTTTTCCTTCTCTAGCAAGTCCTACAGCGCCTTCAATTCCAGAAAGGCCTCCACCACATATAATAACATTTTTCCCAATGTTTACATTGCCATTTTCCACATCTCTTAGCATTTTGACATTTTCTTTATCGATTCCCTTAATATTAGGACGAATATATGTCGAACCCGTTGCAATAATGACTGCATCTGGCTTATCTTGCTCTACTAATTCCTTAGTCACTTCAGTATTAAGCCTAATTTTTGCTCCAGATTTCATAGTCGTATCTACATTCCATTTAGTATAATCTCTCATTAAATTTTTAAAGGACACTGCACCTGCATCTAATAGTAAACCACCCAATTGATCTGATTTCTCATATAAAGTAACATCATGTCCTCTCTTAATTAATGTTTGAGTTGCCTGCATACCTGCTGGTCCTCCACCAATTACCATTACTTTTTTCTTGATTTTTGCCGGTTGAATGTCCTTGTACTTAAACTCACGACCTACAACTGGATTTACAGCACAACGTACTGGAAAACCATTGAATATTTTACCACAACCATCCATACATCGTAAGCAAGGACGAATGTCTTCACTTTCACCGTTTACAGATTTTTTAATCAAATCTGGATCTGCCATAAGTGAACGACACATACCAACAACATCGGCCTTACCTGATGCAATAATTTCTTCTGCCTCTTCTAAAGTAAAGATATTTCCAACTACAGATACTGGAATATCAACTGCTTTTTTAACAGCTTCTGCATATTTTACATTTTGCATACGTTCTTGCAGATATAAAGGTACAGAATATTTAACACCTGGTTCAACAAACACATTTCCACAAGAAATATGTGCCATATTGATATATTTTTGTGCCTCTTTTAAATAAGCAATTGTTTCTTCAATATGAATACCATCAGGTCCTGTCATCTCATCTCCACTAACACGCATTTCTAATGGGAAATCAGATCCTACTACTTCTCTAATACCTTTTATAATCTCTAATGGAAAACGCATACGATTTTCCATGCTGCCACCATATTCATCTGTACGCAAATTACTAGAACGTGATAAAAATTGTCCTAATAAATTATTATGACCACTATGAATAAAAATAGCATCAAAACCAGCACGTTTAACTCTGCTTGCACAATCTTTAAATTGATTAATAACATAATCCATATCAGCACGATCCATAACTTTTAAATCTTGCATACGACCTGGCGTAGGCAGATACGAAGGTGCAAATCCTGGTTTTACATTCATAGAAGGAACACCACCACGCCCAGCATGAGCTAACTCAATAGAAAGTTTCGCTCCATATCTGTGTGCCTCTTCCACCAACAATGAAAGTCCTGTCATATATTTATCATGATGTACATTTAATTCACCATAAAAACATACAGCTCTCTCCCAATCTACTTGTGTATCTCCAATTATTACCTGTGATACACCTGAACGTGCTTGCATTCCAATAAATTCAACAGCTTCTTCTGTTACTTCCCCTTCAGCATTAGATAAGCAACTAACCATTGGTGTAAATTCTAATCGATTTTTTAATGTTGTATTTCCAAATTTCAATGGTTGAAATACATGTGGATATTTAGTGATGTTCATATTAATTACCTCCTGTTAATTTTATAACAATTCTAACTCTAAAATATCACCATGCATATCAAAATTATATTGTATATCAACAAAAAATATCTGTGCTCATAGTAAATTGACTAATTATATTTCAATGTAATATAATTGTAATCGTATAGAATCATTATTTCACAAGGGAGGTGAGATAATTGAAAATTCAATATTTTAAATATTTCTTAGAAATTTGTAATTGTAAATCTATCTCCAAATCAGCAAAAAATCTCTATATCTCTCAACAAGCCTTAAGTTCAGCTATAAAAAATTTAGAAAACGATTTAGGTGCTTCTCTATTTATTCGTAATCAATCCGGGGTAGTTCTAACACCTTATGGAGAAAGCTTTAAAAAACATGCAACTCAAATTATATTACAGATGGAATCAATCACTAAGGATTTTGAACAAATTCGAAAAAAAGAAAAACATGTCTTAAATATAGCAATATCTTTTGGTGTTATTAGTGCACTTCCAGACAAATATATTGAAAACTTTAAATTACTACATCCAAATATTATTTTAAATATCACTGAATACCAAGACATTCCCTGCGAAGAAGCTATACTTAATGAGCATGAAGATATTGGCTTCAGCATTGCACCAATTGATGAAACATCTTTTGATTCTCAAACTATTTTAAAGAATAAAATGTGTATTCTTGTAAGTACAGATAATCCATTATCACAAAATGATGAAATAGATTTTCATCATTTAAAAAATGAACAGTTCTTACTATTAAATAGTAATTTTAAATTAAGACACAATTTCATTAAGAAATGTAGAGAAGCTGGTTTTGAGCCAAAAATCTACTTAGAAACTATGGAATTGATTCTAATACATAATTTTAGTAGATTGAACAAAGGTATTGGTGTAGGTGTTCACTTTATAGGCATGGATGTAGCAGATGTAAAAGCTATTCCATTTAACACGCCGGATTGTACATGGGAAGTATGTCTAATAACCAAAAAGAACCGTCCACTTACACCTGCTATAAAATGCTTTTTGAACTATGTGAATAACCAAAAATATCATATTATATAACATCTTTTAGTAAAAGGTTCGTTTTATAAAAAAATTACAGATGAAATTTGAAAATAAATAAGCATAAAAACTACTATAAAAATTTACGCTGAATTTAATTCTGGTTGTTGCAAATATTGTTGCAAACTAATAAAAATGGCTGTATTAAATAGTCCTTAAACTAAGTAATACAGCCATCCGTTGATATTCATGGTGCCGGAGGCGGGAGTCGAACCCGCATGTTGTCACCAACGACGGATTTTGAGTCCGTTGCGTCTGCCAATTCCACCACTTCGGCATATCTGTATCCGCTGCTAATTTCTATACTTTAGCGGTTAACAAATAATATGATAACAGGTGCTAGCACATTTGTCAAGTTAAAATTTTTAAAAAAATAATTTACGAAGCAGAAAATTAATTACCTTGCTGCTCCATTTCTTTCTTACTTATTTATTTATATAGCTGTCTAGTAATTTTGCTTTATCTGACTGCTTTACAGATCTTATGTTGAACATATAATATCTCCGTGCTAAAGGAATCATACCCTAGAGGTTTATTCAAAGTAAATACACCTCTATAGAAATCATGCTAATTCACCGGCCAGGAAGGCTCTCTTCCACTTAACACTTCATCTATGCCAATTGCCGGATGAACAGACATTCTTATACCTGCCTCTTCTGTATGTGCTGCAGTATGAGGCGTTACAATTACATTTTCAAGTTTAAAAATAGGATTATCTTTAGATGGTTTTTCTCCTTTAAATACATCAATGGCAGCTCCAGCAATTTTATTTTGCGAAAGTGCTTCCAGAAGGGCATCTTCATCAACGACTTCTCCCCGCGCCGTATTTATAAGAAAAGCTCTAGCTTTCATAAGAGACAGCTCCCTTTTTCCTATCATACCCTTTGTTTTCCCCGTAAGTGGAACATGTAAGCTTACAAAATCAGAATTTTTAAGTACATAATCTAAATCTCCAGTAAGTTTTATACTATCCATTTGATTTGAAGTTATATTTCGCTTGAATCCTATAACTCTCATGCCAAATCCCTTTGAAGCCTTTAAAGCAACAAGCTCTCCTATACTTCCAACTCCTATAATTCCAAGGGTTTTACCTTCAAGATCCATTCCAAAACTTTTTCTTATTTGAAAATTTCCATCTCTAAGTTCTCTATCATAAATAAGTAATTTTTTGGCAAGTAATAGTATAAGGCCCATAGTATACTCAGCCACACTGTTCTTATTGGATTCAGGAGAATTGGTGACTCTTATTCCAAGACTTGATGCAGCTTCAACATCTATATTATCTACTCCAACACCAAACTTAGATACGACTTTCAACTTTGTTCCTGATTTCATAATTTTTTCAGTAATGTTTGCCATTCTAACTAATATTGCATCACAGTCCTTTACTTCCTCTACCAAAACATTTTCTGAAATATCAGAAGCCATCTTTAATTCATAACCATGACTTCTAAGATACTCCTTGCCTTCTTCATATATATTTTCCGTAATCAAAACTCTATAACTCATACTAAATCACCCCTTCATATATAATCCCCTTAATTTTTTACTATAGTAAAACCTTAATGCAGTTATCAAAACTCCAAATAAACACATAATGCCAACACTTATATATACTGATCTCATGCCATAAATAAAAACATCATCTCTGCCTTTTATGTAATCCACCACTCTGTACCCAATTTTATGACTCATTCTATTGTAAAGTAATAAAGTAGAAAGAGATGTGCCTAAAACAAATCCTAAGTTTCTAATAAGGGCATTTATACTTCCTGCTATCCCAAGCTTATCTCTACTAACAGTAGACATAACTAACGAATTGTTAGGAGATTGAAACATTCCATTTCCTAAAGTCATAATTACTATATAAGCTATAATCAAAAGTACAGAAGACCTTTCATTTAAACTGGATATAAAAAACAACCCCAAACTTGTAAAACTAAGTCCAAATAAGGTAAGTATCTCGGATCCAATTTTATCTGACATATATCCACTAAAAGGAGCCACTACAGATAAAACAATAGGAGATACCATCATGAGAATTCCAGATGCTGCCGGTGAAAACTTCAATGTATACTGAAAGTAAAAGGGAAGTATTATATTTGATGCACTAATTGCGATAAATGAAATAAAAGCACATATTATACTTATTGAAAATAAACTGTTTTTAAAAATACTCAATTGCAAAATGGGCATGCTTATTTTATGTTCTAATATAATAAACAATACAAAAGTTATAAATGAAATTGCAAAAGCTAAAATTATAAATATATTGTCATAACCCTTTACCTGACCTTGTCCCAATGCTCCAAACAGCGAAACTGTAGCTACTACAAATAGTAAAGCTCCTTTTATATCTAGTTTTTCATCAGAGGTGGTATGTGCTTTAGGAAATATCTTTAATGTAAGTATAAATACAATTATTCCTATAGGTATGTTTATTAAAAATATATATTCCCAGCTTATAGCTGAAACAATAATACCCCCAATTGGAGGACCTGCCATAGAACCCAATGCCACAAATGTACCTAAAACTCCAAGTGCCCTCCCCCTCTCGTTAGCCGGAAAGACG
The genomic region above belongs to Clostridium sp. AWRP and contains:
- a CDS encoding FAD-dependent oxidoreductase, with translation MNITKYPHVFQPLKFGNTTLKNRLEFTPMVSCLSNAEGEVTEEAVEFIGMQARSGVSQVIIGDTQVDWERAVCFYGELNVHHDKYMTGLSLLVEEAHRYGAKLSIELAHAGRGGVPSMNVKPGFAPSYLPTPGRMQDLKVMDRADMDYVINQFKDCASRVKRAGFDAIFIHSGHNNLLGQFLSRSSNLRTDEYGGSMENRMRFPLEIIKGIREVVGSDFPLEMRVSGDEMTGPDGIHIEETIAYLKEAQKYINMAHISCGNVFVEPGVKYSVPLYLQERMQNVKYAEAVKKAVDIPVSVVGNIFTLEEAEEIIASGKADVVGMCRSLMADPDLIKKSVNGESEDIRPCLRCMDGCGKIFNGFPVRCAVNPVVGREFKYKDIQPAKIKKKVMVIGGGPAGMQATQTLIKRGHDVTLYEKSDQLGGLLLDAGAVSFKNLMRDYTKWNVDTTMKSGAKIRLNTEVTKELVEQDKPDAVIIATGSTYIRPNIKGIDKENVKMLRDVENGNVNIGKNVIICGGGLSGIEGAVGLAREGKEVTVIDMIPAEKFCESMFGITRKALFDEVEESKVKLVGSSKIIEFLDNGVVIEDQEGNRKIMEADSIVIALGLKSQNKLAEEIMPILPVDTYIVGDADKVGTVRKANKNAFDIAVEI
- a CDS encoding hydroxyacid dehydrogenase, translating into MSYRVLITENIYEEGKEYLRSHGYELKMASDISENVLVEEVKDCDAILVRMANITEKIMKSGTKLKVVSKFGVGVDNIDVEAASSLGIRVTNSPESNKNSVAEYTMGLILLLAKKLLIYDRELRDGNFQIRKSFGMDLEGKTLGIIGVGSIGELVALKASKGFGMRVIGFKRNITSNQMDSIKLTGDLDYVLKNSDFVSLHVPLTGKTKGMIGKRELSLMKARAFLINTARGEVVDEDALLEALSQNKIAGAAIDVFKGEKPSKDNPIFKLENVIVTPHTAAHTEEAGIRMSVHPAIGIDEVLSGREPSWPVN
- a CDS encoding Fic family protein — translated: MIKEIDKKKKILDSKRPFDKTTIKNLKEYFDVELTYNSNAIEGNTLTITETKVILEDGITIGKGKTLREHLEVINHKEAMDYIEDIVDKNIDITESVIKNLHYIILKTINNENAGRYRNVNVLISGSKHRPPEHFLVPQEMEDLIKWYDESKNKLHPIKLAAEFHHKFTFIHPFIDGNGRCGRLLMNLILMRCGYPITVIRMEDRNEYMSALEKASVENNLEDFIGIVAAAVNRSLDTYLYILK
- a CDS encoding acyl-CoA thioester hydrolase/BAAT C-terminal domain-containing protein codes for the protein MKEYRTKEIYGDFYENEGKPLVVIITGSVPGLPPVSEKLMDYLIPNYNVLRLAYYGVGELSESLEAVPLEYFINATNFIKENYKVADNKVIFIGSSKGGEAAILLTQYMESAITIACVASCYVFQGLPKNLYSMSQVPPKSSWSFNNEELPYIKFEFNEDDIEDTKNQYFCRIHEKSIEKNFNQEALINIDNYKGKLFLLSSENDRYWPSKKMSNMLAQNSKNKNNIIHVCLNLEGHGFLTYDESVNEIINFLNANR
- a CDS encoding effector binding domain-containing protein, which translates into the protein MKKREGFHICGYLVETSLKTCEKDLSNLWNDFNIKKEDLFNVFGYRNDFYGLMWSTENQKYCYLIGIEVNYIDKTPIGAYCKYIPGTNYAVAYVPPAMSAVEAWTEYYEKILPEAGYIPNSKHGMNFEYYPNGSKETYELWTPIIER
- a CDS encoding LysR family transcriptional regulator; translation: MKIQYFKYFLEICNCKSISKSAKNLYISQQALSSAIKNLENDLGASLFIRNQSGVVLTPYGESFKKHATQIILQMESITKDFEQIRKKEKHVLNIAISFGVISALPDKYIENFKLLHPNIILNITEYQDIPCEEAILNEHEDIGFSIAPIDETSFDSQTILKNKMCILVSTDNPLSQNDEIDFHHLKNEQFLLLNSNFKLRHNFIKKCREAGFEPKIYLETMELILIHNFSRLNKGIGVGVHFIGMDVADVKAIPFNTPDCTWEVCLITKKNRPLTPAIKCFLNYVNNQKYHII
- a CDS encoding helix-turn-helix domain-containing protein, with translation MQIDRLKQIGCDRIYEEKVSGIKRERPELNKMLDQIRTGDVIINAARARGKKGGRPKVNDKDIKLAIKMYSSKNYSISEIMKATGVSKTTLYRYINNK
- a CDS encoding MFS transporter — encoded protein: MKKIESEMNKKKWLILITVVFATFMSTLDGSIVNVALPDMASKLNVGMSGITWVVTSFLITVAATILIFGRLGDMIGKTKVFKFGVVLFTMGSLLCGLTSSLPLLVTARVIQAVGASATMATNQGIITHVFPANERGRALGVLGTFVALGSMAGPPIGGIIVSAISWEYIFLINIPIGIIVFILTLKIFPKAHTTSDEKLDIKGALLFVVATVSLFGALGQGQVKGYDNIFIILAFAISFITFVLFIILEHKISMPILQLSIFKNSLFSISIICAFISFIAISASNIILPFYFQYTLKFSPAASGILMMVSPIVLSVVAPFSGYMSDKIGSEILTLFGLSFTSLGLFFISSLNERSSVLLIIAYIVIMTLGNGMFQSPNNSLVMSTVSRDKLGIAGSINALIRNLGFVLGTSLSTLLLYNRMSHKIGYRVVDYIKGRDDVFIYGMRSVYISVGIMCLFGVLITALRFYYSKKLRGLYMKG
- a CDS encoding DUF3788 family protein; this translates as MMYKSIVERFFDKSTTPTSLQIDNLLGRNAVCRLIKFESFLKNNYVIIRELKFPFGNNYGWGYKYTCKSKLLCYVFFEKDSFTVTITIGKSELKRLYQELDNMLPKTKDLWKNRYPCGDGGWMHYRIENDSELLDVEKLICIKKKPKQK